The following proteins come from a genomic window of Portunus trituberculatus isolate SZX2019 chromosome 35, ASM1759143v1, whole genome shotgun sequence:
- the LOC123513161 gene encoding protein LTO1 homolog, producing MEEKDEDLFDAVYALEQQKYGEGQTEGIEEGHKNHYQQGFLLGWQQACHLLRELGTVEGLLSSVVVNRKAELSPRTHSQVVRLLEDLQGWPSWDPSEENIEEKLRGIHTRARNLLRRLGISVKVVDRSVDSEF from the exons ATGG aggaaaaggatgaggaccTGTTTGATGCTGTGTATGCCTTGGAGCAGCAGAAGTATGGTGAAGGCCAGACTGAAGGTATAGAGGAAGGACACAAAAACCACTACCAGCAGGGCTTCTTGCTAGGCTGGCAGCAGGCTTGTCACTTACTGCGTGAGCTGGGCACAGTGGAAG GCCTTCTGAGCAGCGTTGTAGTGAACAGGAAGGCTGAGCTAAGTCCAAGAACACACAGCCAGGTGGTGCGGCTGCTGGAGGACTTGCAGGGGTGGCCGAGCTGGGATCCCTCTGAGGAGAACATTGAGGAGAAACTTCGAGGCATCCACACCCGGGCCAGAAACCTCTTGAGAAGACTAGGAATAAGTGTCAAGGTGGTGGATAGGAGTGTGGATTCTGAATTCTAA